A genome region from Alkalimarinus coralli includes the following:
- a CDS encoding RNA polymerase sigma factor FliA yields the protein MALVHGQMMYSDSNIERADSLVRQHAPLVKRIAYHLMARLPASVQVDDLIQSGMMGLLEASKKYEPSKGASFETYAGIRIRGAMMDEIRKGDWVPRSVHRNTRKISEAIKAVEDREGRDAKDHEVAAELDMDLDEYYACIKDSASGKLFSFEEILEGGEGAVDQLAASSETPYSELQDDAFKEGLVQAIASLPERERLVLSLYYDEELNLKEIGAVLSVSESRVSQIHSQAALRLRSRLIEWH from the coding sequence ATGGCATTGGTACACGGCCAAATGATGTATAGTGATTCGAATATTGAACGGGCTGATAGTCTGGTTCGGCAGCACGCGCCACTGGTGAAGCGTATCGCTTATCATCTGATGGCAAGGCTTCCGGCAAGCGTGCAGGTGGATGACCTGATCCAGTCCGGTATGATGGGGCTGTTAGAAGCCTCTAAAAAATATGAGCCATCAAAAGGGGCATCGTTCGAAACCTACGCCGGGATTCGAATTCGTGGTGCCATGATGGACGAAATTCGCAAAGGAGACTGGGTTCCCCGGTCTGTTCACAGAAATACCCGTAAGATATCTGAAGCGATCAAAGCGGTTGAAGACCGTGAAGGTCGTGATGCAAAAGATCATGAGGTAGCGGCAGAGCTCGACATGGACTTAGACGAGTATTATGCCTGTATTAAGGATAGTGCCAGTGGAAAGCTATTTAGCTTTGAAGAAATTCTGGAAGGGGGAGAGGGGGCTGTTGATCAGTTGGCTGCATCCTCTGAAACGCCTTATTCAGAATTGCAAGATGACGCGTTTAAAGAGGGGTTGGTGCAAGCAATAGCCTCACTACCCGAACGAGAACGATTAGTGCTATCGCTCTACTATGATGAAGAGCTAAACCTTAAAGAGATTGGGGCGGTGCTTTCAGTGAGTGAATCACGAGTTAGCCAAATACACAGTCAGGCAGCATTGCGCTTAAGATCTAGGTTAATAGAGTGGCACTAA
- the flhF gene encoding flagellar biosynthesis protein FlhF translates to MKVKRFFAATMQEALRMVREEMGADAVILSNQKVGGGVEIVTALDYDEQLAMSQVETIEGQDKAPSPTQVGRMQAERHVRLQEEMERAREKINGVRNRRAGSDEPVQPVQAITSEKAGEAAAPSELEQMKAELSHLKGLLNQQIQSSNEAPVESDADRSIVKNNISDRLCRMGVERSLIDALLPGVKNGTDISQAWNRVLAELSHVLAVEDAELTDRGGIYALVGQTGAGKTTTIGKMAARYVLEHGADSIALITTDRYRIAAHEQLMVFGRILNIPVRVVDEQNPLDDVLESLQDKKLVLIDTAGLNHQDPDWAEQLHELRNSKFDIQSYLVLSAITQTQIMKSTYHYYKMVGLAGCLVTKLDEAVSLGEVISFLYLSGLSVAYVTDGQKIPDDIHLAKAHIIVSKAITLFKEQEKFEAELLSNTQGRIHNTGRANELTSMYFGNTA, encoded by the coding sequence ATGAAAGTAAAACGTTTTTTTGCCGCAACTATGCAAGAAGCCTTGCGCATGGTTCGTGAGGAGATGGGGGCAGATGCGGTTATTCTTTCAAACCAAAAAGTGGGTGGTGGCGTCGAGATAGTAACTGCACTGGACTATGATGAGCAGCTAGCAATGAGTCAGGTTGAGACAATAGAAGGGCAAGATAAGGCCCCTTCACCGACTCAGGTTGGCCGAATGCAAGCAGAGCGCCATGTTCGATTACAGGAAGAGATGGAGCGGGCGCGCGAAAAAATAAATGGTGTTAGAAATAGGCGCGCAGGTAGTGATGAACCTGTACAGCCTGTTCAAGCAATTACTTCAGAAAAAGCAGGCGAAGCTGCAGCGCCCTCAGAACTTGAGCAGATGAAGGCTGAGTTAAGCCATCTTAAAGGGCTGCTTAATCAGCAAATTCAGAGCAGCAATGAAGCGCCAGTCGAAAGTGATGCTGATCGTTCAATTGTTAAGAATAATATTTCAGACAGGCTTTGCCGTATGGGGGTTGAGCGCTCTTTAATCGATGCGCTGTTGCCGGGGGTAAAAAATGGAACCGATATCAGTCAAGCCTGGAATCGGGTTCTGGCTGAGTTATCCCATGTGTTGGCGGTTGAAGATGCCGAGCTAACTGACCGGGGAGGCATTTATGCATTGGTTGGACAGACAGGTGCAGGTAAGACCACAACAATTGGCAAGATGGCTGCGCGGTATGTGTTGGAGCATGGGGCTGACTCAATTGCGTTAATCACCACTGATCGATATAGAATAGCCGCGCATGAGCAGCTAATGGTCTTTGGTCGTATTTTAAATATCCCTGTTAGAGTCGTGGATGAACAAAACCCGCTGGACGATGTGCTGGAGTCGCTACAGGATAAGAAGTTAGTACTTATCGATACTGCCGGGCTTAACCACCAAGACCCTGATTGGGCTGAGCAGCTGCATGAGTTGCGTAATTCAAAATTCGATATTCAAAGTTATCTGGTTCTGTCGGCAATAACACAAACCCAGATTATGAAATCCACCTACCATTATTATAAGATGGTCGGATTGGCAGGGTGCCTGGTTACTAAGTTGGACGAGGCTGTTAGCCTGGGTGAGGTAATTAGTTTCCTTTACTTAAGCGGTTTATCGGTCGCTTATGTGACTGATGGGCAAAAAATACCCGATGATATTCATTTGGCAAAAGCGCATATCATTGTTAGCAAAGCGATTACGTTATTTAAAGAGCAGGAAAAATTTGAAGCAGAGTTATTGTCTAATACGCAAGGCCGGATACATAATACCGGGCGCGCCAATGAGCTAACTTCAATGTATTTTGGCAACACAGCCTGA
- a CDS encoding protein phosphatase CheZ, producing MTNKEENSQDMAGFETQLKNQAADLKDLVDSGNISEALKVISDLNATRDQSLYQEVGRLTRTLHESIRNFHIDTARGAGQEELSKIDDATDRLSYVVDMTNKAANKTLDLVEESMPIASEMKEEADILKGDWAKLRRREMKPEEFRQLYKRMDLFLDKLSNQSDKVYRNLSDILLAQDFQDLTGQVIKRVTGLVQEVEENLVSLVAMAGKVDQITGTVHEGLEQEKEKNIERGEGPQMNAEERVDVVSSQDDVDDLLSSLGF from the coding sequence ATGACAAATAAAGAAGAAAACTCGCAGGATATGGCAGGATTTGAAACGCAGCTTAAAAACCAGGCCGCTGATCTCAAAGATTTGGTTGATTCCGGTAACATTTCAGAAGCGTTGAAAGTAATCTCAGACTTAAATGCCACCCGAGATCAAAGTCTTTACCAGGAAGTTGGGCGGTTAACGCGAACCTTACACGAATCAATTAGAAATTTTCATATTGATACGGCAAGAGGGGCGGGTCAGGAAGAGCTTTCCAAAATTGATGATGCGACTGATCGCTTGTCTTATGTTGTCGACATGACCAATAAGGCTGCAAATAAGACCTTAGACCTTGTAGAAGAGAGTATGCCTATTGCTTCGGAAATGAAGGAAGAAGCAGATATTCTAAAAGGTGATTGGGCAAAACTACGTCGCAGAGAGATGAAGCCTGAAGAGTTTCGTCAGCTTTATAAACGTATGGACTTGTTTCTTGATAAATTAAGCAATCAATCGGATAAAGTTTATCGTAATTTGTCCGACATATTGTTAGCACAAGATTTTCAGGATCTCACCGGTCAAGTCATTAAGAGAGTGACAGGGTTGGTGCAGGAGGTGGAGGAAAACCTAGTAAGCCTAGTGGCTATGGCCGGTAAGGTAGATCAGATTACAGGTACCGTTCACGAAGGATTAGAACAAGAAAAAGAAAAGAATATTGAACGTGGTGAGGGGCCTCAGATGAACGCGGAAGAACGTGTCGATGTGGTTTCGAGTCAGGATGATGTGGATGATTTACTCTCCAGTCTAGGTTTTTGA
- a CDS encoding flagellar motor protein — MDLLSIIGVILAFGAVIGGNFLEGGTVDALINLPATIIVIGGTFAAIMLQTSLKLLKHAGRMFLWVFMPPYVNLEDGVDKVVKWSMRARKEGLLGLETIAGKEKEAFAKKGLQLLVDGAEPDTIRSVMELELIAKENRDIEGAKVYESMGGYSPTIGIIGAVMGLIHVMSHLEDPASLGSGIATAFVATIYGVAFANLFLFPVANKLKAVIKLESLYRELMIEGLVSISEGENPRSIELKLRGFLH; from the coding sequence ATGGATTTATTGAGTATTATTGGTGTTATTTTAGCCTTTGGTGCAGTTATTGGAGGCAACTTTCTCGAAGGTGGTACGGTTGATGCCCTGATCAACCTGCCAGCGACGATTATTGTAATTGGCGGAACCTTTGCCGCTATCATGCTGCAAACATCGTTAAAGCTATTAAAGCATGCTGGCCGAATGTTTCTTTGGGTGTTTATGCCGCCATATGTCAACTTGGAAGATGGTGTTGATAAGGTCGTCAAATGGAGTATGAGGGCTAGAAAAGAAGGGCTGTTAGGACTGGAAACAATCGCCGGAAAAGAGAAGGAGGCGTTTGCAAAAAAAGGGTTACAGCTGCTGGTTGATGGAGCCGAGCCTGATACCATTCGAAGTGTCATGGAGCTTGAGCTTATCGCTAAGGAAAACAGAGATATCGAAGGTGCTAAAGTCTATGAGAGTATGGGAGGCTATTCTCCTACGATTGGTATCATCGGTGCGGTAATGGGGTTGATTCATGTTATGAGTCACCTGGAAGACCCTGCCTCTTTAGGCTCGGGCATTGCTACAGCGTTTGTCGCCACGATCTACGGCGTCGCATTTGCCAACCTGTTTTTGTTCCCAGTTGCGAATAAACTTAAAGCGGTCATAAAGCTTGAATCGCTATATCGGGAGTTGATGATCGAAGGTTTGGTCTCGATCTCTGAAGGGGAAAACCCCCGCTCAATCGAATTGAAACTTAGAGGTTTTCTTCACTAA
- a CDS encoding chemotaxis protein CheA — protein sequence MGFEADEEILQDFLVESGEILELLSEQLVDLEQNPDDTDLLNAIFRGFHTVKGGAGFLQLDALVECCHVAENVFDILRNGKRTVTAELMDVVLQALDAVNEMFEQCRNREELVPADPALIQALARLAVPETEGERASEAPATETAPDMNEPPVEQSSVQTEDDAEEKGDITDDEFEQLLSALDAPEGTTAAESTQASTASSSDNVELFDEAPSTGGSDDEITDDEFEKLLDDLHGAGKHGSIEKAEKPQEPDSGEITDDEFEKLLDDLHGKGQFTGEVAGGGSVSPSLSPSPETAAAGDSDLIDDSEFDKLLDDLHGKGKGPTEGGGAVSPAASTPTPPPAAKPQPKPEPQPKPKPEPVSAPKTSAPASPAAKKAVGKEQSIATETTVRVDTKRLDDIMNMVGELVLVRNRLKRLGDESENESMQKAVSNLDVVTGDLQSAVMQTRMQPIKKVFGRFPRVVRDLARNLKKEVNLVLRGEDTDLDKNLVEALSDPLVHLVRNAVDHGVELPDVREASGKPRTGRVILAAEQEGDHILLSIEDDGAGMDPDVLRRKAVEKGLYDEDAAERLTDTECFNLIFAPGFSTKTEISDVSGRGVGMDVVKTKITQLNGTISIDSEKGKGSHIIIKVPLTLAIMPTLMVLLDDQSFAFPLVSVVEIFHLDLSSTNIVDGQECVVVRDNVYPLFHIKRWLVDNIPDESESDSAHVVIVSVGTKRVGFVVDQLVGQEEVVIKPLGRMLHGTPGMSGATITGDGRIALILDIPSLLQRYA from the coding sequence ATGGGGTTTGAAGCGGATGAAGAGATTCTCCAGGACTTTTTAGTCGAGTCAGGTGAAATTCTCGAGCTTCTGTCAGAACAACTGGTGGATTTGGAGCAGAATCCGGATGATACGGATTTGCTTAACGCGATATTTCGTGGGTTCCACACGGTGAAGGGCGGAGCTGGTTTTCTACAGCTTGATGCGTTAGTTGAGTGCTGCCATGTGGCAGAGAACGTCTTCGATATTCTTCGAAATGGTAAGCGTACAGTTACTGCCGAATTGATGGACGTGGTACTGCAGGCGTTAGATGCCGTTAATGAAATGTTCGAACAGTGCAGAAATCGGGAAGAGCTGGTTCCCGCAGACCCCGCTTTGATTCAAGCGCTGGCAAGGCTTGCCGTTCCTGAAACTGAAGGCGAGCGAGCATCTGAGGCTCCAGCCACAGAGACAGCTCCCGACATGAACGAACCCCCCGTTGAGCAAAGCTCTGTGCAGACTGAAGATGACGCTGAAGAGAAGGGCGACATTACCGACGATGAGTTCGAACAACTTTTAAGTGCACTCGATGCGCCTGAAGGCACTACGGCTGCGGAATCTACACAAGCCTCAACTGCTTCTTCCAGTGACAATGTTGAGTTGTTTGATGAGGCTCCATCAACAGGTGGCTCTGACGATGAAATCACTGATGATGAATTTGAAAAACTGTTGGATGACCTGCATGGAGCAGGTAAGCATGGCAGCATAGAAAAAGCCGAAAAACCTCAAGAGCCTGATTCAGGCGAAATTACTGACGACGAATTTGAAAAACTGCTGGATGACCTGCACGGAAAAGGCCAGTTTACAGGCGAAGTTGCGGGTGGCGGTTCAGTGTCACCCTCTCTCTCTCCCTCTCCCGAAACAGCTGCAGCGGGTGACTCTGACCTAATTGATGACAGTGAGTTTGATAAACTCCTTGATGATCTTCATGGTAAAGGAAAGGGGCCAACAGAAGGTGGCGGCGCTGTTTCGCCTGCGGCCAGTACGCCAACACCTCCGCCGGCGGCAAAACCCCAACCTAAACCTGAGCCTCAACCTAAACCTAAACCTGAGCCTGTATCGGCACCAAAGACCTCTGCACCGGCCTCGCCCGCAGCTAAAAAGGCGGTTGGCAAAGAGCAGTCAATTGCTACCGAAACCACCGTTCGGGTTGATACCAAGCGTCTTGATGACATTATGAATATGGTTGGAGAGCTGGTATTGGTTAGAAATCGCTTGAAGCGCCTAGGTGATGAGAGTGAAAACGAGTCAATGCAAAAGGCGGTATCGAACCTTGATGTCGTGACGGGTGACCTGCAGTCTGCAGTGATGCAAACCCGTATGCAGCCAATCAAAAAGGTATTTGGAAGATTCCCAAGAGTCGTAAGGGACTTGGCTCGCAATCTTAAAAAAGAAGTTAACCTTGTTTTGCGTGGTGAAGATACTGACTTGGATAAAAACCTGGTTGAAGCACTTTCTGACCCTCTTGTCCACTTGGTAAGAAATGCTGTGGATCATGGTGTTGAATTACCGGATGTAAGAGAGGCGAGCGGTAAACCAAGAACAGGACGTGTTATTTTAGCCGCAGAACAAGAAGGTGATCATATTCTGCTGTCGATTGAAGATGACGGCGCGGGAATGGATCCGGACGTCCTTCGCAGAAAAGCGGTTGAAAAAGGCTTATACGACGAGGATGCGGCTGAAAGACTGACCGATACCGAGTGCTTCAATCTTATTTTTGCACCTGGCTTTTCAACAAAAACCGAAATCTCTGATGTCTCTGGACGAGGCGTCGGCATGGATGTGGTTAAGACCAAAATCACGCAGCTCAATGGCACGATATCGATCGATTCAGAAAAAGGTAAAGGTTCTCACATTATTATCAAGGTACCTTTGACACTGGCGATTATGCCGACGTTAATGGTACTGCTCGACGATCAGTCGTTCGCGTTCCCTCTGGTAAGCGTGGTAGAGATTTTTCACCTTGACCTATCGAGTACTAATATTGTCGACGGCCAGGAATGTGTAGTGGTCAGAGACAATGTATACCCGCTTTTTCATATTAAGCGCTGGCTGGTTGATAATATTCCAGATGAGTCTGAAAGTGATTCAGCCCATGTGGTGATTGTCTCAGTAGGGACCAAACGAGTCGGTTTTGTCGTTGATCAGCTTGTCGGCCAGGAAGAGGTGGTTATTAAACCGCTAGGGCGAATGCTGCACGGTACACCCGGAATGTCCGGTGCGACGATAACGGGTGATGGCCGAATAGCACTGATTCTTGATATCCCTAGTTTGCTACAGCGTTATGCATAA
- a CDS encoding protein-glutamate methylesterase/protein-glutamine glutaminase: MAVSVLVVDDSGFFRRRVCEILESVSTIKVVGTASNGQEALELVKKLKPDVVTMDYEMPVMNGVAAVKQIMRESPTPVLMFSSLTYEGARVTLDALEAGAVDFLPKNFEDIARDSSRMQEVLKQRILAVAATNKQRTPARPSAISQSSSSTAGTHQSGGTESPAGKSPVGKRTERVKPIARPGPVVKSDTGGLNRSQASARGSMSQKDLSEEPVSNSKISHPVNLVAIGTSTGGPIALQKVLTKLPSSFSKPIVLIQHMPASFTLAFAERLNRQCQITVKQAEDGDMLRPGLALLAPGGKQMIIESRSGSARVKILEGDDRLHYKPCVDVTFGSAARCFPGKTLGIILTGMGADGKDGCRLMKQTGSTVWAQDEKSSVIYGMPMAVVKAGLADEVLSLGDVAGRIVSGVK; this comes from the coding sequence ATGGCGGTTTCCGTCTTAGTCGTTGATGACTCGGGGTTTTTCAGGCGAAGAGTCTGTGAAATTCTAGAGTCAGTTAGCACAATAAAAGTAGTTGGCACCGCAAGCAACGGACAGGAAGCGCTTGAGCTGGTTAAAAAGCTTAAACCCGATGTAGTCACCATGGACTACGAGATGCCTGTTATGAACGGTGTGGCAGCGGTCAAACAGATTATGCGTGAGTCACCCACGCCTGTATTAATGTTTTCTTCGCTCACCTACGAAGGTGCACGCGTAACGCTGGATGCACTGGAAGCCGGAGCCGTCGATTTCCTACCTAAAAACTTTGAAGACATTGCGAGGGACTCCAGCAGAATGCAGGAAGTTCTTAAGCAGCGTATTCTAGCCGTTGCTGCTACTAACAAGCAGCGCACTCCTGCTCGACCCTCCGCAATTTCGCAGTCTTCCTCTTCCACAGCCGGTACGCATCAATCGGGCGGCACGGAAAGCCCGGCAGGTAAAAGTCCGGTGGGTAAGCGCACTGAGCGAGTGAAGCCAATAGCAAGGCCTGGCCCAGTTGTAAAATCTGATACAGGAGGGCTTAACCGTTCCCAAGCATCGGCACGAGGCTCAATGAGCCAGAAGGACTTATCTGAAGAGCCTGTTTCGAACAGCAAGATATCACACCCGGTGAATTTGGTGGCAATTGGTACGTCTACAGGTGGGCCGATTGCGTTGCAGAAAGTTCTGACAAAGCTGCCTTCAAGCTTTTCCAAGCCCATTGTGCTGATTCAGCATATGCCGGCATCGTTTACCTTGGCGTTTGCTGAGCGATTGAATCGGCAGTGTCAGATTACTGTTAAGCAAGCAGAAGATGGCGACATGCTTAGGCCCGGCTTGGCTTTGTTGGCTCCTGGTGGCAAGCAGATGATTATTGAATCCCGCTCGGGAAGTGCCCGAGTGAAGATTCTTGAAGGGGATGACCGATTGCACTATAAGCCGTGTGTTGATGTAACCTTCGGTTCAGCAGCCAGGTGTTTTCCAGGGAAAACCTTAGGCATTATTTTGACTGGCATGGGTGCAGACGGAAAAGACGGTTGCCGCTTGATGAAGCAAACCGGCTCAACGGTTTGGGCGCAGGATGAGAAAAGTAGTGTCATCTATGGAATGCCAATGGCCGTTGTAAAAGCCGGTCTGGCGGATGAAGTGCTGAGTCTGGGAGATGTTGCAGGACGTATTGTGTCCGGGGTCAAGTAA
- a CDS encoding MinD/ParA family protein produces MSNSNPVQVIAVTGGKGGIGKSNVSINLALALSSMGRRVVVLDADLGLANIDVLLGITSNRNLADVLSGECGLRDVMVEGPGGIKVVPASSGTQKMVSLSPLEHAGLINAFSEISGDLDVLVVDTAAGISDSVVSFLRAAQEIVVVVVDEPTSITDSYALIKLLNRDYGIHRFRVLANMVKTQQEGRHLYSKLVKVTDRFLDVALQYVGSIPFDEAVKKSVQRQRAVLDAYPRAKASLAYKSLAQKADSWPLPSSPRGHLEFFVERLVQA; encoded by the coding sequence ATGAGTAATTCAAATCCAGTCCAGGTTATTGCTGTTACAGGCGGTAAAGGCGGTATTGGCAAAAGTAATGTATCGATTAACCTAGCTTTGGCGCTCTCCTCTATGGGGCGAAGAGTCGTGGTGCTTGATGCGGACTTGGGGTTGGCAAATATTGATGTTCTCTTGGGAATTACTTCGAACAGAAATTTAGCAGATGTTCTTTCAGGTGAGTGTGGCTTGCGAGATGTGATGGTCGAAGGCCCTGGGGGAATTAAAGTTGTCCCAGCTTCATCCGGGACTCAAAAAATGGTCTCCTTAAGCCCCTTGGAGCATGCTGGCTTGATTAATGCGTTTAGCGAAATCTCAGGCGATTTGGATGTATTGGTTGTGGATACAGCCGCAGGTATATCTGACAGTGTGGTTAGCTTTTTGAGGGCCGCACAGGAAATCGTTGTGGTGGTGGTTGATGAACCGACTTCAATTACCGACTCCTATGCGCTTATTAAATTACTAAACAGAGATTACGGAATTCATCGCTTTAGAGTGTTGGCTAATATGGTCAAAACACAGCAGGAAGGCCGTCACCTTTATTCAAAACTCGTTAAAGTAACAGATCGTTTTCTTGATGTTGCCCTTCAATACGTTGGTAGCATTCCATTCGATGAGGCAGTTAAAAAATCAGTTCAACGTCAGCGGGCTGTATTGGATGCTTACCCTCGTGCAAAAGCTTCACTAGCCTATAAGTCGTTAGCGCAAAAAGCGGATAGCTGGCCTTTGCCTTCGTCACCGAGAGGGCACTTGGAGTTTTTTGTTGAGCGTTTGGTGCAGGCGTAA
- the cheY gene encoding chemotaxis response regulator CheY, protein MDKNMKILVVDDFSTMRRIIKNLLRDLGFTNADEADDGNTALPMLQTGKYDFLVTDWNMPGMTGIELLKAVRADDNLKGLPVLMVTAEAKRDQIVAAAQAGVNGYVVKPFTAAVLKEKIDKIFERIDS, encoded by the coding sequence TTGGATAAAAATATGAAAATCCTGGTAGTTGATGATTTTTCGACTATGAGGAGAATTATAAAAAACCTGTTAAGAGATCTGGGCTTTACAAACGCTGATGAAGCGGATGACGGGAATACTGCATTGCCAATGCTTCAGACAGGTAAATATGACTTTCTCGTGACAGATTGGAATATGCCTGGCATGACGGGTATCGAACTGCTTAAGGCAGTAAGAGCTGATGATAATCTGAAAGGTTTACCCGTACTGATGGTTACTGCTGAAGCGAAGCGGGATCAGATTGTTGCTGCAGCTCAGGCGGGTGTAAATGGTTATGTTGTAAAGCCGTTTACTGCGGCGGTGCTGAAAGAAAAAATTGATAAAATCTTTGAGCGTATCGATTCTTGA
- the flhA gene encoding flagellar biosynthesis protein FlhA, whose protein sequence is MEQAFSVQNLKSLTQGNLGIPVLLLVILGMMVLPMPPFLLDLLFTFNIALAIVVLLVCVYAMRPVDFAIFPTILLVATLLRLALNVASTRVVLLWGHEGGDAAGKVIEAFGEVVIGGNYAVGLVVFAILMIINFAVVTKGAGRVSEVSARFTLDAMPGKQMAIDADLNAGLIGQDEAKARREGIAQEADFYGSMDGASKFVRGDAIAGLLILVINIVGGLSIGMVQHDLEFSDAMQKYSLLTIGDGLVAQIPSLLLSTSAAIMVTRVSTTQDMSHQMFDQMFSSPRSMAVASLILIIMGSIPGMPHFAFLGLGVLTAAGAYYIWYRKNRGQVDEGVVRAGAPGGAGAVAPGAAPSPAPGGSPQAPVPSGETKELGWDDVLTVDVVGLEVGYRLIPLVDKSQGGQLLGRIKGVRKKLSQELGFLMPSVHIRDNLDLMPNVYRITLMGVNLAEAEIHPDRELAINPGQVFGKLEGIEGKDPAFGLDAVWIEPSQKDHAQTLGYTVVDASTVVATHLNQILQKHAHELIGHEEVQQWLEQLTKASPKLGEELVPSTLSVSLLLKILQSLLIENVPIRDMRSIAEAVVNVTPKTQDPVMLVAAARQSLKRLIIQNICGAESEIPVITLDPELEQLLLKSVQQAQKVGAGDDVGLVLEPRMIEKLQRSLNDAAQRQEVMGKPPILLVSAPLRPVLAKFVRFGIERLHVLSYQEVPDNKQITIVATVGQ, encoded by the coding sequence ATGGAACAAGCCTTCAGCGTACAGAACCTTAAAAGCCTAACTCAGGGAAACCTGGGTATTCCTGTATTGCTACTGGTTATTTTGGGCATGATGGTACTGCCCATGCCCCCCTTCCTTCTGGATCTGTTGTTTACCTTTAATATCGCGTTGGCGATTGTCGTATTGCTGGTGTGTGTATATGCCATGCGCCCTGTTGATTTTGCTATTTTCCCGACAATATTGCTGGTCGCAACGCTATTAAGACTGGCGCTTAATGTTGCTTCTACGCGCGTGGTGTTGCTCTGGGGGCATGAAGGAGGCGATGCAGCGGGTAAAGTAATCGAGGCGTTTGGAGAGGTGGTTATTGGCGGTAACTACGCTGTCGGTCTGGTGGTATTTGCGATACTGATGATTATTAACTTTGCTGTTGTGACAAAAGGTGCGGGCCGGGTTTCAGAGGTAAGCGCCCGCTTCACATTGGATGCAATGCCAGGCAAGCAAATGGCGATTGATGCCGACCTAAATGCCGGCCTAATCGGGCAGGACGAAGCAAAAGCGCGTCGGGAAGGCATTGCTCAAGAAGCTGACTTCTATGGCTCAATGGATGGTGCCAGTAAGTTTGTTCGAGGTGATGCGATTGCAGGCCTGCTGATTTTGGTTATCAATATTGTTGGCGGTTTATCCATAGGCATGGTTCAGCACGATCTTGAGTTCAGCGATGCCATGCAGAAATACTCGCTGCTAACGATTGGTGATGGCTTGGTAGCGCAGATTCCATCGTTGCTATTGTCTACTTCCGCAGCAATTATGGTGACGCGTGTCAGCACCACGCAAGACATGTCTCACCAAATGTTTGACCAGATGTTCTCTTCGCCAAGGTCTATGGCGGTTGCCTCTCTCATCTTGATTATTATGGGGTCAATTCCAGGGATGCCTCATTTCGCGTTTTTGGGGTTGGGCGTTTTGACGGCAGCAGGCGCTTACTATATTTGGTATCGCAAGAACAGAGGTCAGGTTGATGAAGGTGTGGTTAGAGCGGGGGCGCCAGGTGGCGCAGGGGCGGTTGCTCCAGGCGCTGCACCTTCTCCGGCACCTGGCGGCTCACCTCAGGCCCCGGTACCTTCGGGCGAAACCAAAGAGCTGGGCTGGGATGATGTTCTAACGGTTGACGTTGTCGGGCTCGAAGTCGGCTATCGCCTTATTCCCTTGGTCGATAAATCCCAAGGGGGGCAGTTGCTGGGAAGAATTAAGGGGGTAAGGAAAAAACTGTCTCAGGAATTGGGTTTTTTGATGCCGTCGGTCCATATCAGGGACAACCTCGACTTAATGCCCAACGTATACCGCATTACCCTTATGGGCGTTAATCTGGCTGAGGCGGAGATTCATCCTGATAGAGAGCTTGCCATTAACCCGGGCCAGGTATTCGGGAAACTAGAGGGGATTGAGGGGAAAGACCCTGCGTTTGGTTTGGATGCTGTATGGATAGAGCCCAGCCAGAAAGATCATGCCCAGACACTGGGTTATACGGTGGTAGACGCCAGTACGGTTGTCGCAACTCACCTTAATCAAATTCTACAAAAACATGCTCACGAATTGATTGGGCATGAAGAGGTTCAACAGTGGCTGGAGCAGCTGACAAAAGCCTCTCCGAAGCTTGGAGAAGAGCTGGTTCCGTCAACGTTGTCAGTTAGCTTGCTATTGAAAATACTGCAAAGTCTGTTGATAGAGAACGTGCCTATACGTGATATGAGAAGTATTGCCGAGGCGGTCGTGAATGTGACACCTAAAACTCAGGACCCGGTGATGTTAGTCGCTGCTGCACGGCAATCCCTTAAGAGACTGATTATTCAAAATATCTGTGGAGCGGAGAGTGAAATCCCCGTTATCACCTTAGACCCTGAACTGGAACAACTATTGCTTAAGTCTGTACAGCAAGCACAGAAAGTTGGCGCAGGGGATGATGTAGGGCTCGTTCTTGAACCGAGAATGATAGAAAAATTACAACGGTCATTGAACGATGCCGCTCAGCGCCAGGAGGTGATGGGTAAGCCACCAATACTACTGGTTTCAGCGCCATTGAGGCCCGTGCTAGCGAAGTTTGTAAGGTTTGGTATTGAGCGGTTGCATGTGCTCTCTTATCAGGAAGTGCCTGATAATAAGCAAATAACAATTGTCGCAACCGTAGGTCAGTAA